Within the Porphyromonadaceae bacterium W3.11 genome, the region GATCGTGCTAGACGAGCCCTTCACCTTAGAGATAAATGAACTCACTTACATTTATCCTGGTGACAGAAAAGTAATCATAACAGACCTTTCCTTCAGCGTTGCTCCAGGCGAGACAGTGGCCTTAATGGGCGAAACCGGAGCTGGTAAAACAACGCTATTGAGACTGATCCTAGCACTGGTCAAACCGCAAAAAGGAAGCATAAGTCTGACCCAAGGGTCTCTGCAATACCCTGTCTCTGCATGTACGAGAGGTAACTTTGTGTATGTACCACAGGAGAACTTGCTCTTTAGTGGATCGATTCGTGATAATCTGCTGGTCGGCAACCCCGACGCAGATGAGTCTATGCTCATCAATGCGTTGAAGACAGCGTCCGCATCCTTTGTACTCAAATTTCCTCAAGGAATGGATACCGTGATCGGCGAGGGCGGAATGGGGTTATCAAAAGGGGAAGCTCAACGCATAACCATAGCCCGATCTCTATTACGACCAGGTAATATACTACTCCTAGATGAAGCAACCTCAGCACTAGATGAAGAGACAGAAAAAAAGTTTCTTAGTAACCTAAAGAAAGAATTAAATGGACGATCAGTTATATTTATAACTCATCATTCAGAAGTCGCTTCGCAATGTGACAAGGTTTTTCTTTTGAAGAAAAAAGATTAGGACTCTCCCGACTAAACATATTCACAATTCGGGAGTGCTACATTTAGCCTCATTCTCGCGAATCACTAACTTTACGACTCTTACCTGAGCATTTGCAAGGTGAATAAAACACAAGATTCTAGGTCTGAGGGTATGAGAGGATACTTAGGTAGGTAACCAAACCTGAATGAGAAAATGCAGTAGATGAACCTACTGCAATGCCTTCGATTAATTTTTTCTAAGACATAAACATATTAAAAGAAGCCGTTACAGAGTTGAGACTATGGTGCGACACCAAGGTCATTTACTCTATAACGGCTATAATTATATAAGGACTGTCAAAAGGGACAGACCCCTTAAGCATATTTTCATTTTAGAAAAAGCCTCAGCTTCTTCTCCGCATTCAAACAAGAGTCATTAGATCTCAGCCTTAGACTCAAGCTTGACAATCTCCATACCCCTCTTAAGAGCATCTTCATTTAAAGGGATAAGCTTGTGATGGCGTTCTGGTAGTACCTTATAAAGACCATCTCTTACGTTAGAGAGCTCAATCATTGGGGCTACTTTGAGTAATCCCCCTAGCACTATCATATTGAACACCTTAGAGTTATTCATCTTATTTGCCTCCTCTGCTGCATCTACACGATACACATTCACATCCTTACGCTCTGGAACGTTAGCTACACCATTTGAGTCATACAAAAGAATCCCCCCAGGCTTAACGGTAGGCATAAACTTATCCATAGATGGCTGATTAAGGACAATCGCAACATCATAACTATTTAGGATAGGAGAACTAATTCTATCATCACTAATAATAACTGTAACATTAGCTGTTCCGCCACGCTGCTCAGGTCCATATGAAGGCATCCAACTAACTTCTTTTCCCCCTACTAGTCCTGAATATGCAAGGATTTTCCCCATAGAGAGGACACCCTGACCACCAAATCCAGCGATTACAATTTCGTATTTTTTCATTTCAGTATTATCTTATTAATTGAGTATCAATATCAAATATCCTTTAAGTCACCTAGTGGGTAAGCTGGATGCATATTATCAATCATCCATTCATTAGCCTTTTCAGGACTCATTTTCCATCCTGAGTTACAAGTAGATACCACCTCTACAACAGAGCAACCCTTTTTATTCATAGAGTTCTCAAATGCCTTCATAAGAGCCTTCTTAGTCTTACGTACAGCAGGAGCAGTATTAACACTCTGACGAGTCACGTATGCAACACCTGGAAGCTCCTTAAGTAGATTAGTAATATTTAGTGGATATCCATTAAGCTCTACATTACGTCCAGCAGGACATGTAGCAGTCTTCATCCCCTCTAGGGTAGTAGGAGCCATCTGACCTCCAGTCATCCCGTAGATACCATTATTAATGAAGATAATAGTGATATTCTCACCTCTATTGGCCGCGTGAATAGTTTCCGCTGTTCCGATAGCCGCTAAGTCACCATCACCTTGGTAAGTAAAGACGAGCTTATCAGGCTGTAATCGTTTCACAGCAGTAGCTAAAGCTGGTGCACGACCGTGAGCTGCTTCTTGCCAATCGATATCGATGTAATTATATGCAAATACAGCACACCCCACAGGAGCGATACCAACAGCTTTCTCTCCCATGTTCATCTCCTCTAGCACTTCTGCAACTAGCTTATGTACTACGCCATGGCTACAGCCTGGGCAGTAGTGCATAGTATTGTCATTTAAAAGTGTAGGTTTCTTATATACCAGATTTTCAGGTCGAATTAGCTCACTTACGTTCGCTGTTGTTTCGCCCATTATTTGCTTTTCTTGGTTCATGATATTATTTACTTTTATCGTTTTCAAAATCAAAATCTATTTTCCTTTTACGCCTCTTTCTTCTCTCAACAATTTTAATTCCATATTGTACTAAGCGAATCACTACGGCTGATATACCAAGTGAGTAAAACCAGATTCGATCATTTAGCACAAAAAATACTACAATAGCAGCTATGGCTAATAGCATAAATATCGTGGTAAGAATTTGTTGGAGTCCCTGGGTATTCATTGTACGGAAGTAGATTAATTATAAATTAGAACTTGAAAAAATCCTTCATCGCTGCCATTACTTCATCTGGAGAGAATAACATTCCACCCATACGACCATAATGGTACACAGGAGCCTTTCCATTAACTGCAAGTCGCACGTCTTCTACCATCTGACCGGCATTGAGCTCTACGCTAATGAAGCCTTTGGCTTGGTTTGCTAACTCTGCAATTCTCTTACTTGGGAATGGCCATAGCGTAATAGGTCTGATCATACCTACCTTGAGACCTTGCTCACGGCATAGCTCTACAACTTTTTGGCAAATACGGCTACCTGAACCAAAGGCTACGATGATATACTCAGCATCTTCAGTCTGGCTTTCCTCAAATAGCACTTCGTTCTTTTCGATAGTATCATACTTCTCTTGGAAGCGAAGGTTATTCTGCTCCATAACTGGAGAGCTTAGCTCTAAAGAAGTGATAATAGAACGCTCTTCAGGCTTATGACCTACAGTCGCCCATGGGTATTTTTCACGAATTTCCTCGTCTGTCATTCTTGGTTTTTGCTCTGGCAAATGTACCTTCTCCATCATTTGGCCAATAACACCATCAGAAAGAATCAAGACAGGGTTACGATACTTGAAAGCTAAATCAAATCCCATTCCTACAAAATCAGCCATCTCTTGAACAGAGTTAGGAGCTAGTGTGATCAGCCTATAGTCACCGTGTCCGCCACCCTTAACAGCTTGGAAATAGTCTGCTTGGCTAGGCTGAATAGTCCCAAGACCAGGACCACCTCTCATGACGTTAGCCAACACGCAAGGAAGCTCAGCTCCTGCCAGATAACTGACGCCCTCCATCATCAAACTAAAGCCTGGGCTAGATGTAGTAGTCATCACTTTTTTACCACATGCAGCACCGCCATATACCATATTTATAGACGAAACCTCACTTTCTGCCTGAAGAACTACCATCCCAGTAGTTTCCCATGGAGCTTCTTCAGTTAAGCATTCTAATACCTCA harbors:
- a CDS encoding 2-oxoacid:acceptor oxidoreductase family protein, which produces MKKYEIVIAGFGGQGVLSMGKILAYSGLVGGKEVSWMPSYGPEQRGGTANVTVIISDDRISSPILNSYDVAIVLNQPSMDKFMPTVKPGGILLYDSNGVANVPERKDVNVYRVDAAEEANKMNNSKVFNMIVLGGLLKVAPMIELSNVRDGLYKVLPERHHKLIPLNEDALKRGMEIVKLESKAEI
- a CDS encoding thiamine pyrophosphate-dependent enzyme, which encodes MNQEKQIMGETTANVSELIRPENLVYKKPTLLNDNTMHYCPGCSHGVVHKLVAEVLEEMNMGEKAVGIAPVGCAVFAYNYIDIDWQEAAHGRAPALATAVKRLQPDKLVFTYQGDGDLAAIGTAETIHAANRGENITIIFINNGIYGMTGGQMAPTTLEGMKTATCPAGRNVELNGYPLNITNLLKELPGVAYVTRQSVNTAPAVRKTKKALMKAFENSMNKKGCSVVEVVSTCNSGWKMSPEKANEWMIDNMHPAYPLGDLKDI
- a CDS encoding 3-methyl-2-oxobutanoate dehydrogenase subunit VorB; the encoded protein is MEKEVKLLKGNEALAHAAIRAGADGYFGYPITPQSEVLECLTEEAPWETTGMVVLQAESEVSSINMVYGGAACGKKVMTTTSSPGFSLMMEGVSYLAGAELPCVLANVMRGGPGLGTIQPSQADYFQAVKGGGHGDYRLITLAPNSVQEMADFVGMGFDLAFKYRNPVLILSDGVIGQMMEKVHLPEQKPRMTDEEIREKYPWATVGHKPEERSIITSLELSSPVMEQNNLRFQEKYDTIEKNEVLFEESQTEDAEYIIVAFGSGSRICQKVVELCREQGLKVGMIRPITLWPFPSKRIAELANQAKGFISVELNAGQMVEDVRLAVNGKAPVYHYGRMGGMLFSPDEVMAAMKDFFKF